A DNA window from Thermococcus sp. 4557 contains the following coding sequences:
- a CDS encoding radical SAM protein, with product MYIRPFDPWKAKLCTCPFKYTLNVYTGCDHACVYCYITGYIPNAFRVRTKEGLLPKLERELRRFDRRHIIALSYSSDPYPTIERELGITRSVLKLFRRYGVRCLILTKSEVFERDLDVLSELKCAVGITVTTVDERKAKLLEPNAPSPRARIRALERAKDAGIPVYARIDPIIPFYTWEDFEETLDALSFVSHITVSTLKLRPDSKRRMFAKFPELMERLWPLYENGEKIGGYYYLPRELRFEILREAERKILERRITFGSCREGYRSFPSCDGSHLVPP from the coding sequence ATGTACATACGTCCCTTTGACCCCTGGAAGGCTAAGCTCTGCACCTGCCCGTTCAAGTACACGCTGAACGTCTACACCGGCTGCGACCACGCGTGCGTTTACTGCTACATAACGGGCTACATTCCCAACGCCTTCCGCGTACGGACGAAGGAGGGGCTCCTGCCGAAGCTGGAGCGCGAGCTGAGGCGTTTTGACCGGCGCCACATAATAGCGCTCTCCTACTCCTCCGACCCGTATCCAACGATTGAACGTGAGCTGGGCATAACCCGGAGCGTTCTCAAGCTCTTCAGGCGCTACGGCGTCCGCTGCCTGATCCTCACGAAGTCGGAGGTCTTCGAGCGCGACCTGGACGTTCTGAGCGAGCTTAAGTGTGCCGTCGGGATAACGGTGACCACGGTGGATGAACGGAAGGCGAAGCTGCTGGAGCCGAACGCCCCTTCCCCGAGGGCGAGAATCCGGGCGCTTGAGAGGGCAAAAGATGCAGGTATTCCAGTTTACGCCCGCATCGACCCCATAATACCGTTCTACACCTGGGAGGACTTCGAGGAGACTCTCGATGCCCTGAGCTTCGTGAGTCACATAACCGTCTCGACCCTCAAGCTCAGGCCCGATTCAAAGAGGAGGATGTTTGCCAAGTTCCCGGAGCTGATGGAGAGGCTCTGGCCCCTCTACGAGAATGGGGAGAAAATAGGGGGCTATTACTATCTGCCCCGCGAGCTGAGGTTTGAAATCCTACGGGAAGCGGAGAGGAAGATTCTGGAAAGGAGAATCACGTTTGGGTCGTGTCGGGAGGGTTATCGGTCGTTTCCGAGCTGTGATGGCTCTCATCTTGTCCCCCCGTGA
- a CDS encoding gamma-glutamyl-gamma-aminobutyrate hydrolase family protein, which produces MKPLIGIIGQIDHSRNRLFLDRTHIEKIAAVGGIPAVFNTATSPDEVLEHVDGILLIEGPDVHPHFYGEDPSGAIKYVDVDRDEFEISLVRKAVERGVPILGICRGMQVINVALGGTLYQDLNEIPKAIKHDWELNLIGPSQRVHGVRIKMSSKLYGILKDELDIEGTNEVYLRVNSFHHQAVKRVGEGIRPVAYAVDGLIEAIEGTEDAEGFIMGVQWQPEYLPEMERLYEAFVRAAAEYRARRLELERVEIEAELREKLWKAETEEEAPAITGGQDESHHSSETTDNPPDTTQT; this is translated from the coding sequence ATGAAACCGCTGATCGGTATAATCGGTCAGATTGACCACTCGAGGAACAGGCTGTTTCTGGACAGAACCCACATCGAGAAGATCGCGGCGGTCGGCGGAATCCCCGCGGTTTTCAACACCGCCACCTCACCCGACGAGGTTCTGGAGCACGTCGATGGGATACTCCTCATAGAGGGGCCCGACGTTCACCCCCACTTCTACGGGGAGGACCCCTCCGGTGCCATCAAGTACGTCGATGTTGACCGTGACGAGTTCGAGATAAGCCTCGTGAGAAAGGCCGTTGAGAGGGGCGTTCCGATACTCGGCATCTGCAGGGGCATGCAGGTCATAAACGTGGCCCTGGGCGGAACCCTCTACCAGGACCTCAACGAGATACCCAAGGCGATAAAGCACGACTGGGAGCTCAACCTCATAGGGCCAAGCCAGCGCGTCCACGGGGTCAGGATAAAGATGAGCTCAAAGCTCTACGGGATACTCAAGGACGAGCTGGACATAGAGGGCACCAACGAGGTCTACCTCCGGGTGAACAGCTTCCACCACCAGGCCGTCAAGAGGGTGGGCGAAGGAATCCGGCCGGTTGCGTACGCGGTCGATGGACTGATCGAGGCAATAGAGGGCACCGAGGATGCCGAGGGCTTCATCATGGGGGTCCAGTGGCAGCCCGAATACCTGCCCGAGATGGAGAGACTGTACGAGGCCTTCGTAAGGGCTGCGGCCGAGTACCGGGCGAGGCGGCTCGAGCTTGAGAGGGTCGAGATAGAGGCGGAGCTCAGGGAAAAGCTCTGGAAGGCGGAAACCGAGGAAGAAGCCCCCGCCATCACGGGGGGACAAGATGAGAGCCATCACAGCTCGGAAACGACCGATAACCCTCCCGACACGACCCAAACGTGA
- a CDS encoding PLP-dependent aminotransferase family protein, producing the protein MEEKLMRKLGSGSLDFETYFSDKAKSMKASEIRELLKLVESSDVISLAGGLPAPETFPVEKIKEIAQDVLTHHADKALQYGTTKGFTPLRLTLADWMEKRYGIPTSKVEIMMVAGSQQALDLIGRTFINPGDMVVVEGPTYLAALNAFKYYEPEFISIPMDDNGMMVDLLEEKLRKLNAEGKKIKFVYTVSTFQNPMGVTMSIDRRKRLIELAREYDFLIVEDSPYAELRYSGEPIPPIKHFDDEGRVLYLGTFSKILAPGFRLGWVAAHPHFIRKMEIAKQAVDLCANTLAQLIAWKYVEEGYLDEHIPKIIEFYKPRRDAMLEALEEYMPEGVRWTRPEGGMFIWVTLPEGIDTKLMMEKAVSKGVAYVPGEAFFAHRDVKNTMRLNFTYVPEEKIREGVKRLAEVIEEEMKALKG; encoded by the coding sequence GTGGAGGAAAAACTCATGCGCAAGCTGGGTTCGGGTTCACTGGACTTTGAAACGTACTTCTCAGACAAGGCCAAATCGATGAAGGCATCCGAGATCAGGGAGCTTCTCAAGCTCGTCGAGAGCTCGGACGTTATCTCACTCGCCGGCGGCCTCCCCGCCCCGGAGACATTCCCGGTTGAGAAGATCAAGGAGATAGCCCAGGACGTTCTCACCCACCACGCCGACAAGGCGCTCCAGTACGGTACCACCAAGGGCTTCACCCCGCTCCGCCTCACTCTCGCGGACTGGATGGAGAAGCGCTACGGCATCCCCACCAGCAAGGTTGAGATAATGATGGTCGCAGGCAGCCAGCAGGCCCTCGACCTCATCGGAAGGACGTTCATCAACCCCGGGGACATGGTCGTCGTCGAGGGACCGACCTACCTCGCGGCACTCAACGCGTTCAAGTACTACGAACCTGAGTTCATCAGCATCCCGATGGACGACAACGGAATGATGGTCGATCTCCTCGAGGAGAAGCTCAGGAAGCTCAACGCCGAGGGCAAGAAGATCAAATTCGTTTACACAGTCTCAACTTTCCAGAACCCGATGGGCGTTACCATGAGCATCGACAGGAGGAAGAGGCTCATCGAGCTCGCGAGGGAATACGACTTCCTCATCGTTGAGGACAGCCCCTACGCAGAGCTTCGCTACTCCGGAGAGCCCATCCCGCCGATCAAGCACTTCGACGACGAGGGCCGCGTCCTGTACCTCGGAACGTTCTCAAAGATACTCGCGCCCGGCTTCAGGCTCGGATGGGTGGCCGCCCACCCGCACTTCATAAGGAAGATGGAGATAGCCAAACAGGCCGTTGACCTCTGCGCCAACACGCTCGCCCAGCTCATCGCCTGGAAGTACGTCGAAGAGGGCTACCTCGACGAGCACATACCAAAGATAATCGAGTTCTATAAGCCGCGCAGGGACGCGATGCTCGAGGCCCTCGAGGAGTACATGCCCGAGGGCGTCAGGTGGACCAGGCCCGAGGGAGGAATGTTCATCTGGGTCACCCTCCCGGAGGGCATCGACACCAAGCTCATGATGGAGAAAGCCGTCTCCAAGGGCGTCGCCTACGTCCCCGGTGAGGCGTTCTTCGCCCACCGCGACGTCAAGAACACGATGCGCCTGAACTTCACCTACGTGCCCGAGGAGAAGATACGCGAGGGCGTCAAGAGGCTCGCCGAGGTCATAGAGGAAGAGATGAAGGCCCTCAAGGGCTGA